A genomic region of Carassius carassius chromosome 27, fCarCar2.1, whole genome shotgun sequence contains the following coding sequences:
- the rxrgb gene encoding retinoic acid receptor RXR-gamma-B, translating into MWHLVALPLQGQSHDREGGHYSHYTSALNSPHSQPPPLSPMVGHPSVISSSHPLQSPVNTLGSSMNGLASPYSVICPSLGSPSISLPSTPSMGFNTLSSPQMNCLNVTSSEDIKPPPGLAPLSNMSSYQCSSPGSLSKHICAICGDRSSGKHYGVYSCEGCKGFFKRTIRKDLTYTCRDSKECLIDKRQRNRCQYCRYQKCLAMGMKREAVQEERQRGKEKGDNEVESTSSFNEDMPVDKILDAELAVEPKTETYTENSPVNSTNDPVTNICHAADKQLFTLVEWAKRIPHFSDLPLDDQVILLRAGWNELLIASFSHRSITVKDGILLGSGLHVHRSSAHSAGVGSIFNRVLTELVSKMKDMQMDKTELGCLRTIVLFNPDAKGLSNPAEVEALREKVYASLETYTKQKYPDQPGRFAKLLLRLPALRSIGLKCLEHLFFFKLIGDTPIDTFLMEMLEAPHQIT; encoded by the exons ACACTAGTGCTCTTAATTCACCCCACTCTCAACCACCACCCCTGAGCCCCATGGTGGGTCATCCGTCTGTCATCAGTTCGTCCCACCCTCTGCAGTCGCCCGTGAACACCCTGGGCTCATCCATGAATGGCCTGGCCTCACCCTACTCGGTCATCTGCCCTTCTCTGGGTTCACCGTCCATTTCCTTGCCCTCTACTCCCAGTATGGGCTTTAACACCCTCAGCAGCCCACAG ATGAACTGTTTAAATGTGACAAGCTCAGAAGACATCAAGCCTCCACCAGGATTGGCTCCGCTGAGCAACATGAGCAGCTATCAGTGCAGCAGCCCTGGATCCCTCTCCAAACACATCTGTGCCATTTGTGGGGACCGATCTTCAG GAAAGCACTATGGTGTTTACAGTTGTGAAGGTTGCAAAGGCTTCTTTAAGAGGACCATCCGAAAAGATCTGACATACACATGTCGAGACAGCAAAGAGTGCCTGATAGACAAACGCCAGCGCAACCGCTGCCAATATTGCCGCTACCAGAAGTGCCTGGCCATGGGCATGAAGCGGGAAG CAGTCCAGGAAGAGAGGCAGCGTGGGAAGGAGAAAGGTGATAATGAGGTGGAATCAACGAGCAGCTTTAATGAAGACATGCCTGTGGATAAGATTCTGGATGCAGAACTCGCAGTAGAACCTAAGACTGAGACATACACAGAGAACAGTCCAGTCAACTCA ACTAATGACCCAGTCACTAATATCTGCCATGCAGCTGACAAACAACTGTTTACTCTAGTGGAGTGGGCCAAGAGGATACCTCATTTCTCTGATCTGCCTTTGGATGATCAGGTCATTTTGCTTCGAGCAG GATGGAACGAGCTCCTCATTGCTTCATTCTCTCATCGCTCAATCACAGTTAAAGATGGCATCTTGCTGGGCTCAGGCCTCCATGTCCACAGGAGCAGTGCTCACAGTGCAGGTGTCGGCTCCATTTTTAACAG GGTTTTGACTGAGCTGGTATCTAAAATGAAGGATATGCAGATGGATAAGACAGAACTAGGCTGCCTTAGAACCATCGTCCTCTTCAACCCTG ACGCCAAAGGCTTGTCTAACCCAGCGGAGGTAGAGGCACTGAGGGAGAAAGTTTATGCCTCACTGGAGACCTACACTAAACAGAAATACCCTGACCAGCCTGGCAG GTTTGCTAAACTTTTGTTGCGTCTTCCTGCCCTCCGATCCATCGGACTCAAGTGTTTGGAGCACCTATTTTTCTTTAAGCTGATTGGAGACACACCCATAGACACTTTCCTAATGGAGATGCTGGAAGCACCCCATCAGATCACGTGA